One window of the Natrinema sp. CBA1119 genome contains the following:
- a CDS encoding TIGR00341 family protein has product MRYLEITVPEGKRRAVLDILEDEGFDYVVSDETSGRGYAAVVRFPIPTQAVEPLLDRLQRAGVSDEASVVVINAETVVSEGFETLRERYSRGGQTGSRTSRQVLRTKADELTPPFAIYTVMLLISAVVATAGLLADSPAVVIGAMVIAPLLGPALAANVGIVTGDDRLKSTGFSYQVVGVTMVVVASIALAVLARLAGLEPAGVDIVAATELEERVAPNLFSLAVALGAGIAGILSLTRGFSEAIVGVMIAAALIPPSAAVGITVAWGMSGAAIGAAVLVIVNLLSINLAALGTLWVAGYRPQGLFEVSPTRTPTYTYAAVFGVGLLVLTAPLAGVTLLDFHTTELQSAAEDEVEAVLEEPRYAALESDDVAVELDGNYPIQSVERVVVTVSGRESGPEPGLADRLYEEIRPHSDDSLIVEVQYVVAQERGGNAGGRETVQSASRPPEQDL; this is encoded by the coding sequence ATGCGCTATCTGGAGATCACGGTGCCGGAGGGGAAGCGACGGGCCGTGCTCGACATCCTCGAGGACGAGGGATTCGACTACGTCGTCAGCGACGAGACCAGCGGCCGGGGGTATGCAGCGGTCGTGCGGTTTCCGATCCCGACGCAGGCGGTCGAACCGCTGCTCGATCGGCTGCAGCGGGCCGGCGTCAGTGACGAGGCCAGCGTCGTCGTGATCAACGCCGAGACGGTCGTCTCCGAGGGGTTCGAGACGCTCCGGGAGCGGTACAGTCGCGGCGGCCAGACGGGCTCACGCACCTCGAGACAGGTGTTGCGCACGAAGGCGGACGAACTCACGCCCCCGTTTGCGATCTACACCGTCATGCTGTTGATCAGCGCGGTCGTCGCCACCGCCGGGTTGCTGGCCGATTCGCCGGCGGTCGTGATCGGGGCGATGGTCATCGCGCCGCTGCTCGGCCCCGCACTGGCCGCCAACGTCGGCATCGTGACCGGTGATGACCGGCTCAAATCGACCGGCTTCAGCTATCAGGTCGTCGGCGTGACGATGGTCGTCGTCGCTTCCATCGCCCTCGCGGTGCTGGCCCGCCTGGCCGGCCTCGAGCCCGCGGGTGTCGACATCGTCGCCGCGACCGAACTCGAGGAGCGGGTCGCTCCCAACCTGTTCTCGCTCGCGGTCGCGCTAGGAGCGGGGATTGCCGGCATTTTGAGCCTCACGCGGGGGTTTTCGGAGGCCATCGTCGGCGTCATGATCGCCGCGGCGCTCATTCCGCCATCGGCCGCGGTCGGCATCACGGTCGCCTGGGGGATGTCGGGCGCGGCGATCGGTGCCGCCGTCCTCGTGATCGTCAACCTCCTGTCGATCAATCTCGCTGCGCTGGGGACGCTGTGGGTCGCGGGCTACCGCCCGCAGGGGCTGTTCGAGGTGTCGCCGACTCGGACGCCGACCTACACGTACGCGGCCGTCTTCGGCGTCGGCCTGCTGGTGCTGACCGCGCCGCTAGCCGGCGTCACCCTGCTGGATTTCCATACGACCGAACTCCAGTCGGCCGCCGAAGACGAGGTCGAGGCGGTCCTCGAGGAGCCCCGATACGCCGCCCTCGAGAGCGACGACGTCGCGGTCGAACTCGACGGCAACTACCCGATCCAGTCGGTCGAGCGGGTCGTCGTTACGGTCTCCGGCCGGGAATCCGGTCCGGAACCGGGGCTGGCAGACCGGCTCTACGAGGAGATCAGACCTCACAGCGACGACTCGCTGATCGTCGAGGTCCAGTACGTCGTTGCCCAGGAGCGCGGTGGAAACGCCGGCGGACGGGAAACGGTCCAGTCTGCGAGCCGACCGCCGGAACAAGACTTATAG
- a CDS encoding helix-turn-helix domain-containing protein encodes MSTIADLRLPAAETALATAFERAPAATFELESSVSKTRPSLWVAGVDRETVDDAFAADPSVEAAELLVETDSRLLYDVTFAEETGTEILWNDLLLDGGSLLEARATDGWWQVTVRYRDRDLLTEAYERLVGRGINADLRRVTDVTDADRRETRLTPEQQEALEAALEYGYFEIPRGVSMEELAEELGISHQALSERFRRAYETLVDAELQPAGEESQLE; translated from the coding sequence ATGTCGACGATAGCCGACCTTCGACTGCCGGCGGCGGAAACGGCGTTGGCAACCGCCTTCGAGCGCGCGCCGGCGGCCACGTTCGAACTCGAGTCCTCGGTATCGAAGACGCGCCCGTCGCTGTGGGTCGCCGGCGTCGATCGCGAGACGGTCGACGACGCGTTCGCGGCCGACCCCTCGGTCGAGGCAGCGGAACTCCTCGTCGAGACGGACTCGAGACTGCTGTACGACGTGACCTTCGCGGAGGAAACGGGGACCGAGATCCTCTGGAACGACCTGCTTCTCGACGGCGGCTCGCTGCTCGAGGCGCGGGCGACCGACGGCTGGTGGCAGGTGACGGTCCGGTACCGCGACCGCGACCTGCTCACCGAGGCCTACGAGCGGCTGGTCGGCCGTGGAATCAACGCCGACCTCCGGCGCGTGACCGACGTGACCGACGCCGACCGCCGCGAGACGCGGCTGACGCCCGAACAGCAGGAAGCCCTCGAGGCCGCACTCGAGTACGGCTACTTCGAGATTCCCCGCGGGGTGTCGATGGAGGAGTTGGCCGAGGAGCTCGGAATCTCCCATCAGGCGCTCTCCGAGCGGTTCCGGCGGGCCTACGAGACGCTGGTCGACGCCGAACTCCAGCCCGCGGGAGAGGAGTCACAGCTCGAGTGA
- a CDS encoding 4a-hydroxytetrahydrobiopterin dehydratase produces MTNLLSDEEIETQLPDDWNREGDEIVRVYEFDDYLRGVNFAQMVGEIAEAQFHHPEIIIRYAGVEIRLTSHEEGGITDDDIEMAELIESERGD; encoded by the coding sequence ATGACTAACCTGCTTTCCGACGAGGAGATCGAGACGCAACTCCCCGACGACTGGAACCGCGAGGGCGACGAGATCGTTCGTGTGTACGAGTTCGACGACTATCTTCGCGGCGTCAACTTCGCACAGATGGTCGGCGAGATCGCCGAAGCGCAGTTTCACCACCCCGAGATCATCATTCGCTACGCCGGCGTCGAGATCCGGTTGACATCCCACGAGGAAGGCGGCATCACCGACGATGACATCGAGATGGCCGAACTGATCGAGTCCGAACGCGGCGACTGA
- the lwrS gene encoding LWR-salt protein: MDARYVFRVRVRLEPAQENVSLEPSSAETTVTLFRGAPEPGTEGWLFFRNTLWRGEVSDEDYARRLAAEWLGVPERTVESVDFRELQADEDYLEALQSEIEADLEAFNADDVSEVLSKYLGSSVRVTDAS, from the coding sequence ATGGACGCCCGCTACGTCTTCCGCGTGCGTGTCCGACTCGAGCCCGCCCAGGAGAACGTCTCCCTCGAGCCGAGCAGCGCCGAGACGACGGTCACGCTCTTTCGCGGGGCCCCGGAGCCGGGTACCGAGGGCTGGCTGTTTTTCCGGAATACGCTGTGGCGCGGCGAGGTATCCGACGAGGACTACGCCCGCCGGCTCGCCGCGGAGTGGCTCGGCGTTCCCGAGCGGACCGTCGAATCGGTCGACTTCCGCGAACTGCAGGCCGACGAGGACTATCTCGAGGCGCTGCAATCGGAGATCGAGGCGGATCTCGAGGCGTTCAACGCCGATGATGTCTCCGAGGTGTTGTCGAAGTATCTGGGTTCGAGCGTTCGAGTGACGGATGCGTCGTGA
- a CDS encoding VOC family protein encodes MDAVDHINVDVDALEPCYEFYRDVLDLELVRPPDDFQGAHAMFRAGETVVTLAETGRAENWDERGLDHPLDKAHLAFATDRGPYESLMADLEGQFPKQGPYDWGEFEGFYFLDPDGNLLEVVTYDSPEDERTRPLLTHDDVE; translated from the coding sequence ATGGACGCTGTCGATCACATCAACGTCGACGTCGACGCGCTCGAGCCCTGTTACGAGTTCTACCGCGATGTCCTCGATCTCGAACTGGTCAGACCACCCGACGATTTCCAGGGTGCACACGCGATGTTTCGGGCCGGCGAGACGGTCGTGACGCTGGCCGAAACCGGCCGCGCCGAGAACTGGGATGAGCGTGGGCTCGATCACCCGCTCGACAAGGCCCACCTCGCGTTCGCAACCGATCGCGGGCCCTACGAGTCGCTGATGGCCGACCTCGAGGGACAGTTCCCGAAGCAAGGACCCTACGACTGGGGGGAGTTCGAGGGCTTTTACTTCCTCGACCCGGACGGCAACCTCCTCGAGGTCGTCACGTACGATTCACCCGAGGACGAACGAACGCGCCCGTTGCTGACGCACGACGATGTCGAGTAA
- a CDS encoding cupin domain-containing protein gives MEKRSTDRAAFEEVADGVHLAALPAGDRAGMVYWRIEAGATLPVHAHDNEQIGFVLEGELTAIVEGEEYPLTAGDAYRFASNERHGAENRDREDALGLGVLAPPREEPEWRQTPSPSRVDRS, from the coding sequence ATGGAGAAACGATCGACGGACCGGGCGGCGTTCGAGGAGGTCGCTGACGGCGTCCACCTCGCGGCGCTCCCCGCCGGAGACCGAGCGGGCATGGTCTACTGGCGGATCGAAGCCGGAGCGACGCTACCGGTCCACGCGCACGACAACGAACAGATCGGGTTCGTCCTCGAGGGGGAACTCACCGCAATCGTCGAGGGCGAGGAGTACCCGCTCACGGCCGGCGACGCGTATCGATTCGCGAGCAACGAACGCCACGGCGCGGAAAATCGGGATCGCGAGGATGCGCTCGGCCTCGGGGTCCTCGCGCCGCCGCGGGAGGAACCGGAGTGGCGGCAGACGCCGTCGCCCTCGCGGGTCGATCGTTCCTGA
- a CDS encoding ABC transporter substrate-binding protein gives MLTHQSIRLFHLPFSFMLPQRVAAEAGYFRDEGLAVELVERDRRDVEVKYIPAEETLTDDYDVDLYPICKWESIRRTWEMGDGRIVANGTFANLPYTVFTRPDSDLETPADLAEVPVGVNLRTGQEYTARKALEEHVPPDEIDLVGCGMPTDRLQALREGRVDAVTLIDPHSTLADHLGFRRLLEYDNHMGIVGSAEIDRDLLEAFLRAYGRAVDDINADPDAFRGTYLELLEADAAVAPDLFDEIDVDAVREEIDVPEYEVPEPADRGELDDHLEWMQARGLIGEDATIDDIVAPL, from the coding sequence ATGTTGACACACCAATCCATCAGGCTGTTTCACCTCCCGTTCTCGTTCATGCTGCCCCAGCGGGTGGCGGCCGAAGCGGGCTACTTCCGCGATGAGGGTCTCGCGGTCGAACTGGTCGAACGGGATAGACGCGACGTCGAAGTCAAGTATATCCCCGCGGAGGAAACGCTGACGGACGATTACGACGTAGATCTCTACCCGATCTGCAAGTGGGAGAGCATCCGCCGGACGTGGGAGATGGGCGACGGCCGCATCGTCGCAAACGGCACCTTCGCGAACCTTCCGTACACCGTCTTCACGCGACCGGACTCCGACCTCGAGACCCCGGCCGACCTCGCGGAGGTCCCCGTCGGTGTCAACTTGCGAACCGGGCAGGAGTATACCGCGCGAAAGGCTCTCGAGGAACACGTCCCGCCCGACGAGATCGACCTCGTCGGCTGCGGAATGCCGACCGACAGGCTGCAGGCCCTTCGCGAGGGGCGCGTCGACGCCGTGACGCTCATCGACCCCCACAGTACCCTCGCCGACCACCTCGGTTTCCGACGGCTCCTCGAGTACGACAACCACATGGGTATCGTCGGCAGCGCCGAAATCGATCGTGACCTGCTCGAGGCGTTCCTGCGGGCCTACGGCCGCGCGGTCGACGACATCAACGCCGATCCCGACGCCTTCCGCGGGACGTATCTCGAGTTGCTCGAGGCCGACGCGGCGGTCGCGCCAGACCTGTTCGACGAGATCGACGTCGACGCCGTCCGCGAAGAGATCGACGTGCCCGAGTACGAGGTCCCCGAGCCCGCCGACCGCGGGGAACTCGACGACCACCTCGAGTGGATGCAGGCCCGCGGATTGATCGGCGAGGACGCGACGATCGACGACATCGTCGCGCCGCTGTGA
- a CDS encoding ABC transporter substrate-binding protein gives MTDIDISSQQAAIDEFQSDPDDRPVLRARFEHNGSPRYMLYTIKRFGYDHDHGFHLDLQLVSDELEAGRETVEAKLQDGDADLIDIDYISTARERADGAPIVAFHPYGQTVGGLVVPDDSPIDGLADLSGHRIGVVRRLDKNWILVRAACREFHGFDPDETTTPVEAGSKVELTRLLEESEVDAILQFWQIIPEIVETGPYREVLPMSRLVDRLADGGTDTDIDTDTDGDRPIPVSTFLTSEGYLANHPDAVRGFQSAFQDAVERLQRDDELWDEIGAQLMYEDDPTVIRAVRDRWREMVVPDWDESTVEGMERLFDDLRAVAGADALGVDELPDGLFRPELEVDA, from the coding sequence ATGACCGATATCGACATCAGTTCCCAACAGGCCGCGATCGACGAGTTCCAGAGCGACCCCGACGACCGTCCCGTTCTGCGGGCGCGGTTCGAACACAACGGTAGCCCGCGGTACATGCTCTATACGATCAAACGGTTCGGCTACGACCACGACCACGGCTTTCACCTCGACCTGCAACTCGTCTCCGACGAACTCGAGGCGGGCCGCGAGACCGTCGAGGCGAAACTCCAGGACGGCGACGCCGACCTGATCGACATCGACTACATCTCGACGGCCCGCGAGCGCGCCGACGGCGCGCCGATCGTCGCCTTCCACCCCTACGGCCAGACCGTCGGCGGGCTGGTCGTCCCCGACGACTCGCCGATCGACGGGCTCGCGGATCTCTCGGGCCACCGGATCGGCGTCGTCAGACGCCTCGACAAGAACTGGATCCTCGTCCGGGCGGCCTGTCGGGAGTTCCACGGCTTCGATCCGGACGAGACGACGACGCCGGTCGAAGCCGGTTCGAAGGTCGAACTCACCCGGCTGCTCGAGGAGAGCGAGGTCGACGCAATCCTTCAGTTCTGGCAGATTATCCCGGAGATCGTCGAGACCGGACCCTACCGCGAGGTGCTGCCGATGTCGCGGCTGGTAGACCGCCTCGCGGACGGCGGTACCGACACCGACATCGACACTGACACCGACGGCGATCGCCCGATTCCGGTCTCGACGTTCCTGACGAGTGAGGGATATCTGGCCAACCATCCCGATGCTGTCCGCGGGTTTCAGAGCGCGTTTCAGGACGCCGTCGAGCGACTGCAACGCGACGACGAACTCTGGGACGAGATCGGCGCACAACTCATGTACGAGGACGACCCCACGGTCATCCGAGCCGTCCGCGATCGGTGGCGGGAGATGGTCGTTCCCGACTGGGACGAGTCGACGGTCGAGGGGATGGAGCGGCTGTTCGACGACCTGCGCGCGGTCGCCGGCGCGGACGCGCTCGGCGTCGACGAACTCCCGGACGGACTGTTCCGGCCGGAACTCGAGGTGGATGCATGA
- a CDS encoding ABC transporter substrate-binding protein produces MTATDSEPISFQLNWEPNGFQSPYFLAREAGFYEAEGLEVEFVEGHGSPFAVERAARGESDIALAGASAVLAKQSEGLEPLAVAAVTQKTPAAVYTLRDVFGEELTEPEQLAGRTVAPSATKTRILTAQLLANAGIRDEVELLEVDPHTHHRVQHKVVDGTVDAAVGVVTNGIEIGRKHDRTADELPIGDYLDIYGMTLVTGHEFADENPETIRSFLRATARGWAAATRDPERAIDVLVDRNATLERNREIERRKFETAANRLQFTPYAQDHGWGVQDPARWRRLGETLSETALLEGAIDPDAVWTDEFRPADEPIVAEYADRVRPTAE; encoded by the coding sequence ATGACTGCGACGGACAGCGAGCCCATCTCGTTCCAACTCAACTGGGAACCCAACGGCTTCCAGTCGCCGTACTTCCTCGCCCGCGAAGCGGGGTTCTACGAGGCGGAGGGCCTCGAGGTCGAGTTCGTCGAGGGACACGGCTCGCCCTTCGCGGTCGAACGCGCCGCTCGCGGCGAGAGCGATATCGCGCTCGCCGGCGCGAGCGCCGTGTTGGCGAAACAAAGCGAAGGACTCGAGCCGCTCGCGGTCGCGGCGGTGACCCAGAAGACGCCAGCGGCCGTCTACACCCTGCGGGACGTCTTTGGCGAGGAACTCACCGAACCCGAACAGCTCGCGGGCCGAACGGTTGCGCCCTCCGCCACGAAGACGCGGATCCTCACCGCTCAGCTGCTCGCGAACGCGGGCATCCGCGACGAGGTCGAACTCCTCGAGGTCGACCCGCACACGCACCACCGCGTCCAGCACAAGGTGGTCGACGGGACGGTCGACGCGGCGGTCGGCGTCGTCACGAACGGGATCGAGATCGGCCGGAAACACGATCGGACGGCCGACGAACTCCCGATCGGCGACTATCTTGATATCTACGGGATGACGCTCGTCACCGGCCACGAGTTCGCGGACGAGAACCCGGAGACGATTCGGTCGTTCCTGCGGGCGACCGCGCGCGGCTGGGCTGCCGCGACTCGCGACCCCGAGCGCGCGATCGACGTGCTCGTCGACCGGAACGCCACGCTCGAGCGCAATCGAGAGATCGAACGGCGCAAGTTCGAAACCGCCGCGAACCGACTGCAGTTCACGCCGTATGCTCAGGATCACGGCTGGGGTGTGCAGGATCCGGCCCGCTGGCGGCGACTCGGGGAGACGCTCTCGGAGACGGCACTGCTCGAGGGAGCGATCGATCCAGACGCCGTGTGGACCGACGAGTTTCGGCCCGCCGACGAGCCGATCGTCGCCGAGTACGCCGACCGGGTCCGGCCGACAGCGGAGTGA
- a CDS encoding HAD family hydrolase → MALEQSEYDFWLLDLDGTLVDVEWSYTREVFDRVGDRLGREFTDREADILWSGLTGSRDRQLEEWGVDPQAFWEVFHDEEDPLVRAEQTYLHEDAAFVADLEAPVGLVTHCQEFLTEPVLEHVGIRDWFDARLCCTEETGWKPDPDPVERVMTDLGVAHNGHRGVLAGDGACDIGAAWNAGLDAIHVERVGHERRGRCVLGDHRVRSFDELGFDGPHRSATD, encoded by the coding sequence ATGGCCCTCGAGCAATCCGAGTACGACTTCTGGCTGCTGGACCTCGATGGGACCCTCGTCGACGTCGAGTGGTCTTACACCCGCGAGGTGTTCGACCGGGTCGGCGACCGGCTGGGGCGGGAGTTCACCGACCGGGAGGCCGACATCCTCTGGAGCGGCCTGACTGGCTCCCGGGATCGCCAGCTCGAGGAGTGGGGGGTCGACCCGCAGGCGTTCTGGGAGGTCTTCCACGACGAGGAGGACCCGCTGGTGCGGGCCGAACAGACCTACCTCCACGAGGACGCCGCGTTCGTCGCCGACCTCGAGGCACCGGTCGGGCTCGTCACACACTGTCAGGAGTTCCTCACCGAGCCGGTGTTGGAACACGTCGGGATCCGCGACTGGTTCGACGCGCGTCTGTGCTGTACCGAGGAGACGGGCTGGAAGCCCGACCCGGACCCTGTCGAGCGCGTCATGACCGATCTCGGTGTTGCTCACAACGGCCACCGGGGTGTGCTCGCCGGCGACGGTGCTTGCGACATCGGTGCGGCGTGGAACGCCGGACTCGACGCGATTCACGTCGAACGCGTCGGCCACGAGCGGCGGGGCCGGTGCGTGCTCGGCGATCACCGCGTCCGCTCGTTCGACGAACTGGGGTTCGATGGACCGCATCGATCGGCGACCGACTGA
- a CDS encoding glutathione S-transferase N-terminal domain-containing protein — MLALYQAEDCPHSVDVREKLTALGGSYVTHNPRRPGGNREVLNEWRHGAMIGLGGEDPIPFLVDTDREESRYESDEIVDYLEKHYG, encoded by the coding sequence ATGCTCGCGCTCTATCAGGCGGAGGACTGTCCACACAGCGTGGACGTCCGCGAGAAGCTGACGGCTCTCGGCGGTTCGTACGTGACTCACAACCCCCGCCGACCCGGCGGCAACCGCGAGGTGCTCAACGAGTGGCGTCACGGGGCGATGATCGGTCTGGGCGGCGAGGACCCGATTCCGTTCCTCGTCGACACCGACCGCGAGGAATCGCGCTACGAGAGCGACGAGATCGTCGACTACCTCGAGAAACACTACGGGTGA
- the hemA gene encoding glutamyl-tRNA reductase, translating into MSTGVVTAARVTHDSGSVDQLAAASPENQEAAVTELLTVPDIEEAYVLSTCNRVEAYVVGSDHTVGRAALAEFFAAIDNEAVVTTDHDESLRHLLRVAAGLESVILGEDQIIGQVRTAYEDARDAGGIGSMLEAAVTKAIHVGERARTETAINEGVVSLGSAATRRAAREIPLEGATALVVGAGEMGQLAARSLATASVDELIVVNRTVAHAAHLVDDIADETDATAAPLEALDTVATRADVVVTATGSEEPILEPQHFEGQASEQVIVDLGQPRDVAPATATLPAVRIFDLDDLESITAETRDQRADAAREVESMIDREFDLLTEQYKRARADEAIAAMYESAERIKEREVETALSHLEGDEGSDEHREVVEAMADSLVNQLLAPPTKSLREAAAEDDWSTIHTALQLFDPEFGANDGPIAPPSMAAAVTGDATTGDTTTGDASLGATDDD; encoded by the coding sequence ATTTCGACCGGGGTCGTTACGGCAGCGCGGGTGACACACGACAGCGGTAGCGTCGACCAACTCGCCGCCGCCAGCCCCGAGAATCAGGAGGCCGCCGTGACGGAGCTGCTGACCGTGCCCGACATCGAAGAGGCGTACGTCCTTTCGACGTGTAACAGAGTAGAGGCGTACGTCGTCGGGTCGGACCACACTGTCGGCCGGGCCGCACTCGCGGAGTTTTTCGCCGCGATCGACAACGAGGCCGTCGTCACCACCGACCACGACGAGAGCCTGCGGCACCTGCTGCGAGTCGCCGCCGGCCTCGAGTCGGTGATCCTCGGCGAGGACCAGATCATCGGCCAGGTCCGGACCGCCTACGAGGACGCCCGCGACGCCGGCGGCATCGGCTCGATGCTCGAGGCCGCCGTCACGAAGGCCATCCACGTCGGCGAGCGCGCCCGCACCGAGACGGCGATCAACGAGGGCGTCGTCTCGCTGGGCTCGGCCGCGACGCGACGGGCCGCCCGGGAGATTCCGCTCGAGGGAGCGACCGCGCTGGTCGTCGGAGCCGGCGAGATGGGACAACTCGCCGCTCGCAGTCTCGCGACCGCCAGCGTCGACGAACTCATCGTCGTCAACCGGACCGTCGCCCACGCCGCCCACCTCGTCGACGATATCGCGGATGAGACCGATGCCACCGCCGCGCCGCTGGAGGCGCTCGATACCGTCGCGACCCGCGCCGACGTCGTCGTCACGGCAACCGGCAGCGAGGAGCCGATACTCGAGCCCCAACATTTCGAGGGGCAGGCAAGTGAACAGGTAATCGTCGATCTCGGGCAGCCTCGCGATGTCGCACCGGCGACCGCCACGCTGCCCGCGGTGCGGATCTTCGATCTGGACGACCTCGAGTCGATCACCGCGGAGACCCGTGACCAGCGAGCCGACGCGGCTCGCGAGGTCGAATCGATGATCGACCGGGAGTTCGACCTGCTCACGGAGCAGTACAAGCGCGCCCGCGCCGACGAGGCCATCGCCGCGATGTACGAGTCCGCCGAGCGGATCAAGGAACGAGAGGTCGAGACGGCCCTCTCGCACCTCGAGGGTGACGAGGGGTCCGACGAGCACCGCGAAGTCGTCGAGGCGATGGCCGACTCGCTGGTCAATCAGTTGCTCGCACCGCCGACCAAGAGCCTGCGGGAGGCGGCGGCGGAAGACGACTGGAGCACCATCCATACCGCGCTCCAACTGTTCGATCCGGAGTTCGGCGCGAACGACGGGCCGATCGCGCCGCCATCGATGGCTGCCGCCGTCACCGGCGACGCGACGACCGGTGACACGACGACCGGTGACGCGAGTCTCGGCGCGACCGACGACGACTGA
- a CDS encoding bifunctional precorrin-2 dehydrogenase/sirohydrochlorin ferrochelatase, with protein MIPLLHDFTNATVLVFGGGPVGARKARRFAREARVLVVSPDFADRDFGGAELIRAAPGPDDIAGWLERAAPALIVAATDDEGINEAVTEAARQRGILINRADRSGERDPGSVVVPATVREEPVTVAVATGGTAPALSKYLRQELEETLDGAGEMARVCAGLREELKARDVPANRRRRVVTDVVNSPDLWTALRTGTSNCPQVIEDVLGEQPSTGSDQP; from the coding sequence ATGATTCCACTCTTACACGATTTCACGAACGCGACGGTGCTCGTCTTTGGCGGCGGCCCCGTCGGTGCCCGGAAGGCCCGGCGGTTCGCCCGCGAAGCGCGGGTACTCGTCGTCAGTCCCGACTTCGCCGACCGGGACTTCGGCGGAGCCGAGCTGATCCGCGCCGCGCCCGGCCCCGACGATATCGCGGGGTGGCTCGAGCGCGCCGCGCCCGCCCTGATCGTCGCGGCGACGGACGACGAGGGGATCAACGAGGCCGTCACCGAGGCGGCCCGCCAGCGAGGCATCCTCATCAATCGGGCGGATCGGTCGGGCGAACGCGATCCCGGTAGCGTCGTTGTTCCCGCGACAGTCCGCGAGGAGCCGGTAACCGTCGCGGTCGCGACCGGTGGCACGGCACCCGCGCTGAGCAAGTACCTTCGGCAGGAACTTGAGGAGACCCTCGACGGGGCCGGCGAAATGGCCCGAGTCTGTGCGGGATTGCGCGAGGAACTCAAAGCGCGCGACGTGCCGGCCAACCGACGCCGACGGGTCGTCACCGACGTCGTCAATTCTCCGGATCTTTGGACAGCTTTACGTACGGGTACTTCCAACTGTCCGCAAGTGATCGAGGACGTGCTCGGCGAACAACCGTCTACTGGGAGTGATCAGCCGTGA
- a CDS encoding Lrp/AsnC family transcriptional regulator, translated as MTTDVDLTERERAIVNAFQGGFPVVERPFEPAAAAMRERGVDIDAAELLETIQDVDERGVLSRFGALVNAQEIGGAATLVAMHAPEDRFDEIVERVNDHREVAHNYEREHPHLNVWFVVSVADEGRVEEVLGEIEAETGQETYNLPKQQEFRVEAKFYVDGPFDGDGDTDAAGIDCSDLGPDITPTDESTLTPAERDLVLEIQDGVPLTETPYADVADAIDQDLEWVLETIKRFEREGKIRRIGVVPNHYALGYTENGMTVWNVPDEVVPEVGPEVAALPFVTHCYQRPRHEGVWPYNFFAMTHGRSESESQRRIEQVRETMAEYWDVTDDDWDSLFSTQILKKTGIRMAERADANTRER; from the coding sequence ATGACCACGGACGTCGACCTTACGGAGCGCGAGCGGGCGATCGTCAACGCCTTCCAGGGCGGGTTTCCCGTCGTGGAACGGCCGTTCGAGCCCGCCGCGGCCGCCATGCGCGAGCGCGGGGTCGACATCGACGCAGCGGAGTTACTCGAGACGATTCAGGACGTAGACGAGCGCGGCGTCCTCTCGCGGTTCGGTGCGCTCGTCAACGCCCAGGAGATTGGCGGCGCGGCGACGCTGGTCGCCATGCACGCCCCCGAGGACCGGTTCGACGAGATCGTCGAGCGGGTTAACGACCACCGCGAGGTGGCTCACAACTACGAGCGCGAGCATCCACACCTGAACGTCTGGTTCGTCGTCAGTGTCGCCGATGAAGGCCGCGTCGAGGAAGTGCTCGGCGAAATCGAAGCGGAGACGGGCCAGGAGACGTACAACCTCCCCAAACAACAGGAGTTCCGCGTCGAGGCCAAGTTCTACGTCGACGGACCGTTCGACGGCGATGGAGACACCGACGCAGCCGGTATCGACTGTTCTGATCTCGGCCCGGATATCACGCCGACCGACGAATCCACGCTCACCCCGGCCGAACGCGACCTCGTCCTCGAGATACAGGACGGCGTGCCGCTCACCGAGACGCCGTACGCGGACGTGGCCGATGCGATCGATCAGGATCTCGAGTGGGTGCTTGAGACGATCAAACGGTTCGAACGGGAGGGGAAGATCCGGCGAATCGGCGTCGTGCCGAATCACTACGCGCTTGGCTACACCGAAAACGGAATGACGGTCTGGAACGTGCCGGACGAGGTCGTCCCCGAGGTCGGCCCCGAAGTCGCCGCGTTGCCCTTCGTCACCCACTGCTATCAGCGCCCGCGCCACGAGGGCGTCTGGCCGTACAACTTCTTTGCGATGACTCACGGCCGCAGCGAGTCCGAAAGCCAACGGCGCATCGAGCAGGTCCGCGAGACCATGGCCGAGTACTGGGACGTGACCGACGACGACTGGGACTCCCTGTTTTCGACGCAAATATTGAAGAAAACCGGCATCCGGATGGCGGAGCGTGCCGATGCCAACACCAGAGAGCGGTAA